One Streptomyces sp. ML-6 genomic region harbors:
- a CDS encoding VC0807 family protein codes for MTSPAATVTAPVAVVPVAAVTAPVADVPVMDAPAATGRFTPRRAVLDSVLPLLVDVAVPLASYYTLKATGMSTFAALAWSSVLPAVRTVWSVVRGQRLNGLAALIVTVNAVGLLTSLVVGDPRLMLAKDSGVSSIIGLVVLVTALKGQPMMTAGLRPWLVGGDADRAAAWQRLSAGSAAFRRAEIRFSMVWGAALLGECVVRTVGAYTVPVETMVWLGTVIMVATLVSAFLVSGRVGAVPMQRMIAEAARTEKTSAR; via the coding sequence ATGACCAGCCCGGCCGCCACCGTCACCGCCCCCGTCGCAGTCGTCCCGGTCGCCGCCGTCACCGCCCCCGTCGCGGACGTCCCGGTCATGGACGCCCCGGCCGCCACCGGCCGGTTCACGCCGCGCAGGGCGGTGCTGGACAGCGTGCTGCCGCTGCTGGTGGACGTGGCGGTTCCGCTCGCCTCGTACTACACGCTGAAGGCGACGGGCATGAGCACGTTCGCCGCGCTGGCCTGGAGCAGCGTGCTGCCGGCCGTGCGCACCGTGTGGAGCGTGGTGCGCGGGCAGCGGCTCAACGGGCTGGCCGCGCTGATCGTGACGGTCAACGCGGTGGGCCTGCTGACGAGTCTGGTGGTGGGCGACCCGCGGCTGATGCTCGCCAAGGACAGCGGGGTGAGCAGCATCATCGGGCTCGTCGTCCTGGTGACCGCACTGAAGGGGCAGCCGATGATGACCGCGGGCCTGCGGCCCTGGCTGGTGGGGGGCGACGCGGACAGGGCCGCCGCCTGGCAGCGGCTGTCGGCCGGGTCGGCGGCGTTCCGGCGGGCGGAGATCCGGTTCTCGATGGTGTGGGGTGCGGCGCTGCTGGGCGAGTGCGTGGTGCGGACGGTGGGGGCGTACACGGTGCCGGTGGAGACGATGGTGTGGCTCGGCACGGTGATCATGGTGGCGACGCTGGTGTCCGCGTTCCTGGTCTCGGGGCGGGTGGGCGCCGTCCCGATGCAGCGGATGATCGCCGAGGCCGCCCGTACGGAGAAGACCTCCGCCAGGTGA
- the iolD gene encoding 3D-(3,5/4)-trihydroxycyclohexane-1,2-dione acylhydrolase (decyclizing) produces the protein MSTRRLTTAQALVAFLARQYTERDGRRQRLIGATWGIFGHGNVAGIGQALVESGRAMPYLQGRNEQAMVHAAVGYARQCGRLSAHAVTTSIGPGATNLVTGAALATVNHLPVLLLPGDTFAARPADPVLQQLEVPYAGDVSVNDCLRPVSRYFDRITRPEALVPAALQAVRTLTDPAQTGAVTLALPQDVQVQAYDWPEEFFAERVWHVRRPAPDPQEFERAVRAVRGARRPLIVAGGGVHHSAAEHTLAAFAAATRIPVASTQAGKGSLRHDHPADVGGIGHTGTATADELARTADLVIGIGTRYSDFTTASATLFANPGVRFLNLNITGFDAHKLGALPLVADARTALEALTTALAERNHRVDPAYETEYTDAKERWERRVTAAFTAPDPHARPTQAQVVGLLDGLVTEDDILINAAGSLPGDLHKLWRARSPQQYHVEYGYSCMGYEIPAAIGVQLAAPDRPVWALVGDGTYLMNPTEIVTAVQQELPVKLVVLQNHGYASIGGLSEAVGAERLGTAYRHRAADGTFTGPPLPVDLAANAGSLGMRVLRARSVRDLREALREARAADRPTCVYVETETADTVSGPPPAQAWWDVPVAETATRPSAVKAREEYDRHVADRRHHL, from the coding sequence ATGAGCACCCGCCGCCTCACCACCGCCCAGGCCCTGGTGGCCTTCCTGGCCCGCCAGTACACCGAACGCGACGGCCGGCGGCAGCGGCTGATCGGCGCCACCTGGGGCATCTTCGGCCACGGCAACGTCGCCGGCATCGGCCAGGCGCTCGTCGAGTCGGGCCGGGCCATGCCCTACCTCCAGGGCCGCAACGAACAGGCCATGGTGCACGCCGCCGTCGGCTACGCCCGCCAGTGCGGGCGGCTCTCCGCGCACGCCGTCACCACCTCCATCGGCCCCGGCGCCACCAACCTCGTCACCGGCGCCGCCCTCGCCACCGTCAACCACCTCCCCGTCCTCCTCCTGCCCGGCGACACCTTCGCGGCCCGGCCCGCCGACCCGGTGCTCCAGCAGCTCGAAGTCCCGTACGCGGGCGACGTGTCGGTCAACGACTGCCTGCGCCCCGTCTCCCGCTACTTCGACCGGATCACCCGCCCCGAGGCCCTGGTCCCGGCCGCCCTCCAGGCCGTACGGACCCTGACCGACCCGGCGCAGACCGGTGCCGTCACCCTCGCGCTGCCGCAGGACGTGCAGGTCCAGGCGTACGACTGGCCGGAGGAGTTCTTCGCCGAACGCGTCTGGCACGTACGCCGTCCCGCCCCCGACCCGCAGGAGTTCGAGCGGGCGGTGCGGGCGGTGCGCGGCGCCCGCAGGCCACTGATCGTGGCGGGCGGCGGCGTCCACCACAGCGCGGCCGAGCACACCCTCGCCGCGTTCGCCGCCGCCACCCGCATCCCGGTCGCCTCCACCCAGGCCGGCAAGGGCTCCCTGCGGCACGACCACCCCGCCGACGTCGGCGGCATCGGCCACACCGGCACCGCGACCGCCGACGAGCTGGCCCGCACCGCCGACCTGGTCATCGGCATCGGCACCCGCTACTCCGACTTCACCACCGCCTCCGCCACCCTCTTCGCGAACCCCGGGGTCCGCTTCCTCAACCTCAACATCACCGGCTTCGACGCCCACAAGCTCGGCGCCCTCCCGCTCGTCGCCGACGCCCGCACCGCCCTCGAAGCCCTCACCACCGCGCTCGCCGAGCGCAACCACCGCGTCGACCCCGCCTACGAGACCGAGTACACCGACGCCAAGGAGCGCTGGGAACGGCGCGTCACCGCCGCGTTCACCGCCCCCGACCCGCACGCCCGCCCCACCCAGGCCCAGGTCGTCGGCCTCCTCGACGGCCTCGTCACCGAGGACGACATCCTGATCAACGCGGCCGGTTCGCTCCCCGGCGACCTGCACAAACTCTGGCGGGCCCGCTCCCCGCAGCAGTACCACGTGGAGTACGGCTACTCCTGCATGGGCTACGAGATCCCGGCCGCGATCGGGGTCCAGCTGGCCGCCCCCGACCGCCCGGTCTGGGCCCTCGTCGGCGACGGCACGTACCTGATGAACCCCACCGAGATCGTCACCGCCGTGCAGCAGGAACTCCCGGTGAAGCTGGTCGTCCTGCAGAACCACGGCTACGCGTCCATCGGCGGGCTCTCCGAGGCGGTCGGCGCCGAACGCCTCGGCACGGCCTACCGCCACCGCGCCGCGGACGGCACGTTCACCGGCCCCCCGCTGCCCGTCGATCTCGCGGCCAACGCGGGCTCGCTCGGGATGCGGGTGCTGCGCGCCAGGAGCGTGCGCGATCTGCGCGAGGCCCTCCGCGAGGCGCGGGCCGCGGACCGTCCCACTTGTGTCTACGTCGAGACCGAAACGGCAGACACAGTGTCGGGCCCCCCTCCGGCACAGGCGTGGTGGGATGTTCCCGTTGCCGAGACGGCCACCCGGCCGTCGGCCGTGAAAGCCCGGGAAGAGTACGACCGCCACGTCGCCGACCGTCGCCACCACCTCTGA
- the mmsA gene encoding CoA-acylating methylmalonate-semialdehyde dehydrogenase yields the protein MKTVNHWIGGKTVEGASGNYGPVTDPATGEVTTRVALASLDEVDAAVAAAKDAYASWSTSSLATRTAILFRYRALLDARRDEIAALITAEHGKVHSDALGEVARGLEIVELACGITTQLKGELSTQVSSRVDVAAIRQPLGVVAGITPFNFPAMVPMWMFPLAIACGNTFVLKPSEKDPSAANLLAELAAEAGLPDGVLNVLHGDKVAVDGLLNHPDVAAVSFVGSTPIARYIHTTASANGKRVQALGGAKNHMLVLPDADLDAAADAAVSAAYGSAGERCMAISAIVAVGSIADELVAKIKERAEKIKIGPGNDPTSEMGPLITAAHRDKVASYVAGAAAQGAEVVLDGTGHTVEGFENGHWIGLSLLDHVSTDSDAYKDEIFGPVLCVLRTETYEEGVALMNASPFGNGTAIFTRDGGAARRFQLEIEAGMVGVNVPIPVPVGYHSFGGWKDSLFGDHHIYGNDGVHFYTRGKVVTTRWPDPADAPAGVDLGFPRNH from the coding sequence ATGAAGACCGTCAACCACTGGATCGGTGGCAAGACCGTCGAGGGCGCGTCGGGCAACTACGGCCCGGTCACCGACCCGGCCACCGGAGAGGTCACCACCCGGGTCGCGCTCGCCTCCCTCGACGAGGTCGACGCCGCGGTCGCCGCCGCGAAGGACGCCTACGCCTCCTGGAGCACGTCCTCGCTGGCCACCCGCACGGCGATCCTCTTCCGCTACCGCGCGCTGCTGGACGCCCGCCGCGACGAGATCGCCGCCCTGATCACCGCCGAGCACGGCAAGGTGCACTCGGACGCGCTGGGCGAGGTCGCCCGCGGCCTGGAGATCGTCGAGCTGGCCTGCGGCATCACCACCCAGCTCAAGGGCGAGCTGTCCACCCAGGTCTCCAGCCGGGTCGACGTCGCCGCGATCCGCCAGCCGCTCGGCGTCGTCGCCGGCATCACCCCGTTCAACTTCCCGGCCATGGTGCCGATGTGGATGTTCCCGCTGGCCATCGCCTGCGGCAACACCTTCGTGCTCAAGCCCAGCGAGAAGGACCCGTCGGCCGCGAACCTGCTGGCCGAGCTGGCCGCCGAGGCCGGCCTGCCGGACGGCGTGCTGAACGTCCTGCACGGTGACAAGGTCGCCGTCGACGGCCTGCTGAACCACCCGGACGTCGCCGCGGTCTCCTTCGTGGGCTCCACCCCGATCGCCCGGTACATCCACACCACCGCCTCCGCCAACGGCAAGCGCGTCCAGGCCCTCGGCGGCGCGAAGAACCACATGCTGGTGCTGCCGGACGCGGACCTGGACGCCGCCGCCGACGCCGCCGTCTCCGCCGCGTACGGCTCCGCGGGCGAGCGCTGCATGGCGATCTCCGCGATCGTCGCGGTCGGCTCGATCGCCGACGAGCTCGTCGCCAAGATCAAGGAGCGCGCCGAGAAGATCAAGATCGGCCCCGGCAACGACCCGACGTCCGAGATGGGCCCGCTGATCACCGCCGCCCACCGCGACAAGGTCGCCTCCTACGTCGCGGGCGCCGCCGCCCAGGGCGCCGAGGTCGTGCTCGACGGCACCGGTCACACCGTCGAGGGCTTCGAGAACGGCCACTGGATCGGCCTCTCCCTGCTCGACCACGTGTCCACCGACTCGGACGCGTACAAGGACGAGATCTTCGGCCCGGTGCTGTGCGTCCTGCGCACCGAGACGTACGAGGAGGGCGTGGCCCTCATGAACGCCTCGCCGTTCGGCAACGGCACCGCGATCTTCACCCGGGACGGCGGCGCCGCCCGCCGCTTCCAGCTGGAGATCGAGGCCGGCATGGTCGGCGTCAACGTGCCGATCCCGGTGCCGGTCGGCTACCACTCCTTCGGCGGCTGGAAGGACTCCCTCTTCGGCGACCACCACATCTACGGCAACGACGGGGTGCACTTCTACACCCGCGGCAAGGTCGTCACCACCCGCTGGCCGGACCCGGCCGACGCCCCGGCGGGCGTGGACCTGGGCTTCCCCCGCAACCACTGA
- a CDS encoding alpha/beta fold hydrolase — MLAGAGTWTAAADDGAPAVHRKDRTMRFDGVSIDTSYFTTGGTERRPAVLIGHGFGGSKNDVRARAEQLAGAGYAVLTWSARGFGKSGGEISLNAPDREVRDVSRLIDWLADRPEVELDAEGDPRVGITGASYGGAVSLLAAGHDQRVDAVAPQITYWNLADALFPDGVFKKLWAGIFVTTGGGCQKFEKRLCEMYERVAVSGKPDAAARALLTERSPSAVADRIRVPALIVQGQTDSLFPLGQADAMAGAIGGNGAPVAVDWIAGGHDGGDPETDRVHQRVGRWFDRYLKDDENADTGPAFRVTRTGGIDSTDGAALARGASSATYPGLDSGKEEIGIGRRTQTFRNPAGASPPAVSAVPGVGGGLSRLSSLGVGLSLDFPGQHARFDSAPLDAPLNVTGTPTVTVDLRTDSGDAVLFGKVYDVSPDGRQQLLPSQLVAPVRIPQDRQGKGVRLTLPAIDHRFDAGHRLRLVLSTTDLGHASPAAPATYTVTPAGPLTVPTAPGLKTAAAPLPRWTWALPAAAVVIAAALLFTARRRTAAPAPDPALADVPLRITGLSKKYAKSADRYAVQDLSFRVEKGQVLGLLGPNGAGKTTTLRMLIGLITPDDGEIRVFGQAVRPGAPVLSRVGAFVEGAGFLPHLSGRANLELYWQATGRPAEDAHIEEALEIAGLGDALARAVRTYSQGMRQRLAIAQAMLGMPDLLILDEPTNGLDPPQIREMRDVMIRYAAGGRTVIVSSHLLSEVEQSCTHLVVMDRGRLVQAGPVAEITGSGDTLLVTSAHEVTEPLAEKVAALPGIGSAARTEDGRGLLVRLDGATPAELIAELVRLDVPLTGVGPHRRLEDAFLTLISGGSA, encoded by the coding sequence GTGCTGGCCGGTGCGGGAACCTGGACCGCCGCGGCCGACGACGGCGCGCCCGCCGTGCACCGCAAGGACCGGACGATGCGGTTCGACGGGGTGTCCATCGACACCTCGTACTTCACCACCGGCGGCACGGAACGCCGGCCGGCCGTGCTGATCGGCCACGGCTTCGGCGGCAGCAAGAACGACGTGCGGGCCCGGGCCGAGCAGCTGGCCGGTGCCGGATACGCCGTGCTGACCTGGTCCGCGCGCGGGTTCGGGAAGTCGGGCGGGGAGATCTCGCTCAACGCCCCCGACCGCGAGGTCCGGGACGTCTCCCGGCTGATCGACTGGCTCGCGGACCGGCCCGAGGTGGAACTCGACGCCGAGGGCGACCCCCGCGTCGGGATCACCGGCGCCTCCTACGGCGGAGCCGTCTCGCTCCTCGCCGCCGGGCACGACCAGCGCGTCGACGCCGTCGCACCGCAGATCACCTACTGGAACCTGGCCGACGCCCTCTTCCCCGACGGGGTCTTCAAGAAGCTCTGGGCCGGAATCTTCGTCACCACCGGCGGCGGCTGCCAGAAGTTCGAGAAGCGGCTCTGCGAGATGTACGAACGGGTCGCCGTCAGCGGAAAACCGGACGCCGCCGCCCGCGCGCTGCTGACCGAGCGTTCCCCGAGCGCCGTCGCCGACCGGATCCGGGTGCCCGCGCTCATCGTGCAGGGGCAGACCGACTCCCTCTTCCCGCTCGGCCAGGCCGACGCCATGGCCGGGGCGATCGGCGGCAACGGCGCCCCGGTCGCCGTCGACTGGATCGCCGGCGGACACGACGGCGGCGACCCGGAGACCGACCGGGTGCACCAGCGCGTCGGCCGCTGGTTCGACCGGTACCTGAAGGACGACGAGAACGCCGACACCGGCCCCGCCTTCCGCGTCACCCGCACCGGAGGCATCGACTCCACCGACGGGGCCGCCCTCGCGCGCGGAGCGAGCAGCGCCACCTACCCGGGGCTGGACAGCGGCAAGGAGGAGATCGGCATCGGGCGGCGGACGCAGACGTTCCGCAACCCCGCCGGGGCCAGTCCGCCGGCCGTCTCGGCCGTGCCCGGCGTCGGCGGCGGCCTCTCCCGGCTGTCGTCCCTCGGCGTCGGGCTCTCGCTCGACTTCCCCGGCCAGCACGCCCGCTTCGACTCGGCCCCGCTGGACGCGCCGCTGAACGTCACCGGCACCCCCACCGTGACCGTCGACCTCAGGACGGACTCCGGCGACGCCGTCCTGTTCGGGAAGGTGTACGACGTGTCCCCGGACGGCAGGCAGCAACTGCTGCCCTCCCAGCTGGTCGCCCCCGTCCGCATCCCGCAGGACCGGCAGGGCAAGGGTGTACGGCTCACCCTCCCCGCCATCGACCACCGCTTCGACGCCGGGCACCGGCTCCGCCTGGTCCTCTCCACCACCGACCTCGGCCACGCCTCCCCGGCCGCGCCCGCGACGTACACCGTGACCCCCGCCGGTCCGCTCACCGTCCCCACCGCCCCCGGCCTGAAAACCGCGGCGGCCCCGCTGCCCCGATGGACCTGGGCCCTGCCGGCCGCCGCCGTCGTGATCGCCGCCGCACTGCTGTTCACCGCCCGCCGCCGCACCGCGGCCCCCGCGCCCGACCCGGCGCTCGCCGACGTGCCGCTCCGGATCACCGGGCTGTCGAAGAAGTACGCGAAGTCCGCCGACAGGTACGCGGTGCAGGACCTGTCCTTCCGGGTCGAGAAGGGGCAGGTGCTCGGACTCCTCGGCCCCAACGGCGCGGGCAAGACCACGACCCTGCGCATGCTGATAGGGCTCATCACGCCCGACGACGGCGAGATCCGCGTCTTCGGACAGGCCGTCCGGCCCGGTGCGCCCGTGCTGTCCCGCGTCGGCGCGTTCGTCGAGGGGGCCGGCTTCCTGCCGCACCTGTCCGGGCGCGCCAACCTGGAGCTGTACTGGCAGGCCACCGGAAGGCCCGCCGAGGACGCGCACATCGAGGAGGCCCTGGAGATCGCCGGGCTCGGCGACGCCCTGGCCCGCGCCGTCCGCACGTACTCGCAGGGCATGCGGCAACGGCTCGCCATCGCCCAGGCCATGCTCGGCATGCCGGACCTGCTCATCCTCGACGAACCGACCAACGGGCTCGACCCGCCCCAGATCCGCGAGATGCGGGACGTGATGATCCGCTACGCCGCCGGGGGCCGGACCGTCATCGTCTCCAGCCACCTGCTCTCCGAGGTCGAGCAGTCCTGCACCCACCTCGTGGTCATGGACCGCGGCCGGCTCGTCCAGGCCGGCCCGGTCGCCGAGATCACCGGGTCCGGGGACACGCTGCTGGTCACCAGCGCGCACGAGGTGACCGAACCCCTCGCGGAGAAGGTCGCCGCGCTGCCCGGGATCGGCTCGGCCGCCCGCACGGAGGACGGCCGCGGGCTGCTCGTACGGCTCGACGGCGCCACCCCGGCCGAGCTGATCGCCGAACTGGTCCGGCTCGACGTGCCGCTGACCGGTGTCGGGCCGCACCGCCGACTGGAGGACGCGTTCCTCACCCTGATCTCCGGAGGCTCCGCATGA
- the iolB gene encoding 5-deoxy-glucuronate isomerase: MTTDDEQHRHHLRAGTTANGPYALDIGPEQAGWDRSALRVLELGPGGIHTLVTGECEWIVLPLTGGCTVHTSGEIFELLGRESVFSGVSDFAYVPRDAHAQIASGAGGRFALAGAKCERRLPARYGPAPEVPVELRGSGTCSRQVHNFAAADTFECDRLIAVEVLTPGGNWSSYPPHKHDEHRPGVESVLEEIYYFEVEHDGLGYHRVSPSRPGGTDVLAEVRSGDTVLIPDGWHGPSIASPGRTLYYLNVMAGPGEKREWLISDHPEHGWIRDTWPSQPMDPRLPLHGPEDRP, translated from the coding sequence ATGACGACGGACGACGAACAGCACCGCCACCACCTCCGCGCCGGAACCACGGCGAACGGCCCCTACGCCCTCGACATCGGCCCCGAGCAAGCCGGATGGGACCGGTCGGCCCTGCGCGTCCTGGAACTCGGCCCCGGCGGAATTCACACACTCGTCACCGGGGAATGCGAGTGGATCGTCCTTCCGTTGACCGGCGGCTGTACGGTGCACACCTCAGGTGAGATCTTTGAACTACTGGGCCGGGAAAGCGTGTTCAGCGGCGTGTCCGACTTCGCCTATGTACCGCGCGACGCCCACGCACAGATCGCCTCCGGCGCAGGAGGCCGCTTCGCCCTGGCAGGAGCGAAGTGCGAGCGACGACTCCCCGCTCGCTACGGCCCCGCGCCGGAGGTACCGGTCGAACTGCGCGGCTCGGGGACCTGCTCGCGCCAGGTCCACAACTTCGCCGCCGCCGACACCTTCGAGTGCGACCGGCTGATCGCCGTCGAGGTCCTCACCCCCGGCGGCAACTGGTCCTCCTACCCGCCGCACAAGCACGACGAGCACCGCCCCGGCGTCGAATCCGTCCTGGAGGAGATCTACTACTTCGAGGTGGAGCACGACGGCCTCGGCTACCACCGGGTGTCGCCGTCCCGGCCCGGCGGCACGGACGTCCTCGCCGAGGTGCGCAGCGGCGACACGGTCCTGATCCCCGACGGCTGGCACGGCCCGTCCATCGCCTCCCCGGGCCGCACCCTCTACTACCTCAACGTGATGGCGGGCCCCGGCGAGAAGCGGGAATGGCTGATCAGCGACCACCCGGAGCACGGCTGGATCCGCGACACCTGGCCGTCGCAGCCGATGGACCCCAGACTTCCCCTCCACGGGCCGGAGGACCGCCCATGA
- a CDS encoding sugar phosphate isomerase/epimerase, with product MTSSAPAPSRIRIGSAPDSWGVWFPDDPRQVPWRRFLDEVSAAGYEWIELGPYGYLPTDPARLAEETSRRGLTVSAGTVFTGLHHGPGVWDRTWAHVADIAALTRAMGAGHLVVIPSFWRDDRTGEVLEDRELTAEQWRDLTAQTERLGREVRDRFGLRIVVHPHADTHIDTEENVSRFLDATDPDLVSLCLDTGHYAYCGGDSVELIETYGERIGYLHLKQVDPQVLARVVADGVPFGPAVARGVMCEPPGGVPALEPVLAAARKLDVDLFAIVEQDMYPCPPDRPFPIARRTREFLRSCGGRREGGEPREGGTAPDGGGGPGRASGRPNDPGQ from the coding sequence ATGACGTCCTCGGCGCCCGCCCCGTCCCGCATCCGCATCGGTTCGGCACCCGACTCGTGGGGGGTGTGGTTCCCCGACGACCCGCGGCAGGTGCCCTGGCGGCGCTTCCTCGACGAGGTCTCCGCGGCGGGTTACGAGTGGATCGAGCTCGGCCCGTACGGCTACCTCCCGACCGACCCGGCCCGCCTCGCCGAGGAGACCAGCCGCCGGGGGCTCACGGTTTCGGCCGGAACGGTTTTCACCGGATTGCACCACGGCCCGGGCGTCTGGGACCGGACCTGGGCGCATGTCGCCGACATCGCGGCACTCACCCGGGCGATGGGGGCCGGGCATCTGGTGGTCATCCCCTCGTTCTGGCGCGACGACCGGACGGGCGAGGTCCTGGAGGACCGCGAGCTCACGGCGGAGCAGTGGCGCGACCTCACCGCCCAGACGGAGCGGCTGGGCCGCGAGGTGCGGGACCGGTTCGGGCTGCGGATCGTCGTCCATCCGCACGCCGACACCCACATCGACACCGAGGAGAACGTCAGCCGCTTCCTCGACGCCACCGATCCCGACCTCGTCTCGCTCTGCCTCGACACCGGGCACTACGCCTACTGCGGCGGCGACAGCGTCGAGCTGATCGAGACCTACGGCGAACGGATCGGCTACCTGCACCTCAAGCAGGTGGATCCGCAGGTGCTGGCCCGGGTCGTGGCGGACGGGGTGCCGTTCGGGCCGGCCGTGGCCCGGGGCGTGATGTGTGAACCGCCGGGCGGGGTGCCCGCGCTGGAGCCGGTGCTCGCCGCGGCCCGGAAGCTGGACGTCGACCTCTTCGCCATCGTCGAGCAGGACATGTATCCGTGTCCGCCCGACCGGCCGTTCCCCATCGCCCGCCGCACCCGGGAGTTCCTCCGTTCCTGCGGCGGGCGTCGGGAGGGCGGGGAGCCTCGGGAGGGTGGCACGGCCCCTGACGGCGGCGGGGGGCCGGGCCGGGCTTCGGGCAGGCCGAACGATCCCGGGCAGTGA
- the iolC gene encoding 5-dehydro-2-deoxygluconokinase, producing MPEPYDVITMGRIGVDLYPLQSGLPLAEVDTFGKFLGGSPTNVAVAAARLGRRTAVVTRTGRDAFGEYLHRQLREFGVDDRWVTPVDAYPTPITFCEIFPPDDFPLHFYRRPKAPDLEIHPGELDLGAIRAARVFWMTGTGLCAEPSRAATLAALRARDRSGTTVFDLDWRPMFWDEAAGDTAEGAPVGGATGEGASVEGEAAAEGPGPAPLPAPAPRSVPAARYREALAHATVAVGNLDECEIATGEREPRAAARALIDAGAELAVVKKGPGGVLAIHRDGTVADVPPLPVEVVNGLGAGDAFGGALCHGLLAGWDTDRVMRYANAAGAIVASRLACSSAMPFPYEVEAALAEGAVVPRPTGAAP from the coding sequence ATGCCTGAGCCGTACGACGTGATCACCATGGGCCGGATCGGTGTGGATCTCTACCCGTTGCAGAGCGGGTTGCCCCTGGCCGAGGTGGACACGTTCGGAAAGTTCCTGGGCGGCTCGCCGACCAACGTCGCCGTCGCGGCGGCCCGGCTCGGACGACGGACGGCGGTGGTGACCCGCACGGGCCGGGACGCCTTCGGGGAGTACCTGCACCGGCAGCTGCGGGAGTTCGGGGTGGACGACCGGTGGGTGACACCCGTCGACGCGTACCCGACACCGATCACCTTCTGCGAGATCTTCCCGCCCGACGACTTCCCGCTCCACTTCTACCGCAGGCCCAAGGCCCCCGACCTGGAGATCCACCCCGGGGAGCTGGACCTCGGGGCGATCCGGGCCGCCCGGGTCTTCTGGATGACGGGCACCGGCCTGTGCGCCGAGCCGAGCCGCGCCGCCACCCTCGCCGCCCTGCGCGCCCGCGACCGGTCCGGCACCACCGTCTTCGACCTCGACTGGCGCCCGATGTTCTGGGACGAGGCGGCGGGGGACACGGCGGAAGGGGCCCCGGTGGGAGGGGCCACCGGGGAAGGGGCTTCGGTGGAAGGGGAGGCCGCGGCGGAGGGCCCCGGCCCCGCGCCCCTCCCGGCCCCCGCGCCCCGTTCCGTCCCCGCCGCCCGCTACCGCGAGGCCCTCGCCCACGCCACCGTCGCCGTCGGCAACCTCGACGAGTGCGAGATCGCGACCGGCGAACGCGAACCGCGTGCGGCGGCCCGCGCCCTGATCGACGCCGGGGCCGAACTCGCCGTCGTCAAGAAGGGCCCCGGGGGCGTGCTCGCCATCCACCGCGACGGCACGGTGGCCGACGTGCCGCCGCTGCCCGTCGAGGTCGTCAACGGCCTCGGCGCCGGGGACGCCTTCGGCGGGGCGCTCTGCCACGGACTCCTCGCGGGCTGGGACACCGACCGCGTCATGCGGTACGCCAACGCCGCCGGCGCCATCGTCGCCTCCCGGCTCGCCTGCTCGTCCGCCATGCCGTTCCCGTACGAGGTCGAAGCGGCCCTGGCCGAGGGCGCCGTCGTCCCCCGCCCCACCGGAGCCGCCCCATGA
- a CDS encoding deoxyribose-phosphate aldolase, whose product MTPPASSVRDLVRLRVHHPEAVAEAAARRRRRPLVGDRGRLMIIAADHPARGSLAVGDRELAMANRFELLERLCLALSRPGVDGVLATADILDDLLLLGALEEKVVIGSMNRGGLAGAAFELDDRFTGHRPQDLARLRFDGGKLLLRIDYDDPGSLDTMHATARAIDAMAAHRLPVFVEPFLCRRSGGRLHNDLGAEAVTTSIAIASGLAGTSAYTWLKVPVTDDPHAMARVMEASTLPAVLLGGEVGDDLDGAFEKWRTALRLPTVQGLVVGRSLLYPAGGDVAAAVDTAVSLLEPAGSGKTETDRRTGRERP is encoded by the coding sequence ATGACACCCCCGGCCTCCTCGGTCCGCGACCTCGTCCGGCTGCGCGTGCACCATCCCGAGGCCGTCGCCGAAGCCGCGGCGCGCCGCCGCAGACGCCCCCTCGTCGGCGACCGCGGACGGCTGATGATCATCGCGGCGGACCACCCGGCCCGCGGCTCCCTCGCCGTCGGCGACCGCGAACTGGCCATGGCCAACCGCTTCGAACTCCTGGAACGGCTCTGCCTCGCCCTCTCCCGCCCCGGCGTCGACGGCGTGCTCGCCACCGCCGACATCCTCGACGACCTGCTGCTCCTCGGCGCGCTGGAGGAGAAGGTCGTCATCGGCTCGATGAACCGCGGCGGTCTCGCGGGCGCCGCCTTCGAGCTCGACGACCGGTTCACCGGCCACCGCCCCCAGGACCTCGCCCGGCTCCGCTTCGACGGCGGCAAACTGCTGCTCCGGATCGACTACGACGACCCCGGCTCGCTCGACACCATGCACGCCACCGCCCGCGCCATCGACGCCATGGCCGCGCACCGGCTGCCGGTCTTCGTCGAGCCGTTCCTCTGCCGCCGCAGCGGGGGCCGCCTCCACAACGACCTCGGTGCGGAGGCGGTGACCACCTCGATCGCCATCGCGTCGGGGCTGGCCGGGACCTCCGCGTACACCTGGCTCAAGGTCCCCGTCACCGACGACCCCCACGCCATGGCCCGGGTGATGGAGGCGTCGACGCTGCCCGCCGTGCTGCTGGGCGGGGAGGTGGGCGACGACCTGGACGGCGCGTTCGAGAAATGGCGCACGGCCCTGCGCCTGCCCACCGTCCAGGGGCTGGTGGTGGGGCGCTCGCTGCTCTACCCGGCCGGCGGGGACGTGGCCGCGGCCGTCGACACCGCCGTCTCGCTGCTGGAGCCGGCCGGATCCGGGAAAACGGAAACGGACCGGAGAACGGGTAGGGAACGGCCATGA